Below is a window of Dromaius novaehollandiae isolate bDroNov1 chromosome 23, bDroNov1.hap1, whole genome shotgun sequence DNA.
CGTGCTGTCACGCGTGTCACACGTGCACCTCCGCGGGTTGTGTGTCCCCGAACGTCGTCCCGAGCGGTCGCAGCCCTGCGTCCCCCGCTGCCACCGCAGCGATGCGGACTGTGCTGCACACGGCCGGGATCACGCGTGTCCCTGCACACGCATGCTGCAAACAGCTGGGATCATGTgtgtccctgcacacacacacgtcaCACGGCTGGGATCATGTGTGTCCCTGCACACACACGCTATGCACGGCCAGGATCACGCGTGTCCCTGCACACAAACGCTGCACATGGCCGCGATCATGCGTGTCCCTGCACGCACACTATGCATGGCCAGGATCACGTCTGCACCTGCACACACACGCTGCACACAGCTGGGACCACACGTGTCCCCGCACACGCATGCTGCACACGGCTGGGATCATGCTGTGCATGGCCAGGACCATGTGTGTCCCTGCACATACATGCTGCACATGGCCGGGATCACACGTGCACCTGCACACACATGCTATGCATTGCCGGGATCACATGTGTCTCTGCACACACACGCTGCACACAGCCAGGTTCACACATGTTCCTGCACACACGTGCTGCACATGGCCAGGATCATGTGCGTCCCTGCACACACACGCTATGCATGGCTGGGATCACACatgtccctgcacacacacacatacgctgCACACAGCCGGAATCACACGTGTCCCTGCACACACACGTGCTATGCACAGCCAGGATCATGCATGTACCTGCACATACATGCTGCACACGGCTGGGGTCATGTGTGTCCCTGCACACACACTTTTCACATGGCCAGGATCATGCgtgtccctgcacacacacatgctgcaCATAGCTGGGACCATGCACATCCCTGCACACACATGCCGCACATGGCTGGGATCACATGTGTCCCTGCACAGACACATGCTATGCACAGCCAGGATCATGCATGTCCCTGCACACACACTTTTCACATGGCGAGGATCATGTGTGTCCCTGCACACACATGCTGCGCATGGCTGGGACCACACGTGCACCTGCACACACATGCTGCATATCGCTGGGACCACGCACGTCCCTGCACACACATGCCGCACATGGCTGGGATCACATGTGTCCCTGCACAGACACATGCTATGCACAGCCAGGATCATGCatgtccctgcacacacacactgcacagAGCTGGGATCATGCGTGTCCCTGCACACACACGCTGCACAGAGCTGGGATCATGCGTGTCCCTGCACACACACGCTGCACACAGCCAGTATCACGCgtgtccctgcacacacacactgcacagAGCTGGGATCACGCGTGTCCCTGCACACACACGCTGCACATGGCCGCGATCACACGTGTCCCTGCACACCCATGCTATGCATGGCTGGGATCACATGTGTCCCTGCACACCCATGCTATGCATGGCTGGGATCACATGTGTCCCTGCACACGCATGCTGCACATGGCCATCATCACGTGTGTACTTGCACACACACGCTGCACACAGCCGGGACCACGCGTGTCCCTGCACGCACGAGCTGCAAACAGCCGGGAtcacgcgtgtccccgcacacacggccggcaccccccccccccgccctccctgCCTGTCTCCCCGCGGGCAACGCccggagcagagcagagcagggcagggcacagcacagcacagcacagcacagcacagcacagcagcgcagcgcagcgcggccgcccgccgcggtcACGGGGCGGCGCCGGTACCTACTtaaggcggcggcggggcggcggggcgcggcggtcGCGCTCACCATGGCCGAGGCCTTCGCGGGCACCTGGAAGCTGGTGGATTCGGCCCATTTCGATGACTACATGAAGGCGCTgggtgagcggggcgggggggggacccggacccggccccggccccggccccggctgcccgcgggcgcGGTTGAGCCATGCGACCgctcttctattttattttatttcattttattttatttttcccccctttatatCTCACCTCCCCAGCAGCCGGGATCGCACAAGGGGCTCGTAGCCGCCGCGGCGCCTGCAAGCTGGGAgggggcgggtggggggggtACTTCCCTTTTTAATGGATTtggagaaaaggggaggaaaaatgcGGCTTTGCaagggctgcgcggccgcgctgGCAGCGGGCGGGGGCGATGCCGGGAGCCGCGTCGGTGCGCGGCGAcagcccggggcgccggggccggaggCAGCGGGGACCGGGCTCGGCTTTGCCGGGGGCGCAGCgccgatggggggggggggggggatccggATGAGGCCCCCGGTGCTGGGAGAGCAGGCGAGGGGCAGGAGCCGGCCGCCTTGCCCGGGGTGGCCTGGGGAAGGGTCTGTCCAGGCCCCGCTCCCTGCCCTGCCGCTCCCTCGGGGGGGGGGATGTGAGTCTCCAGGCATTCCCAGGGGGTGGggacagccttttttccccccattttgggCCGAGGATGATGGGTGGggacagccttttttccccccattttgggCCAAGGATGAGGGGTGGggacagccttttttccccccattttgggCCAAGGATGAGGGGTGGggacagccttttttccccccattttgggCCAAGGATGAGGGGTGGggacagccttttttccccccattttgggCCGAGGATGAGGGGTGGggacagccttttttccccctgttttggaCCAAGGATGATGGGTGGggacagccttttttccccctgttttggaCCAAGGATGATGGGTGGggacagccttttttccccctgttttgggCCAAAGGTGATGGGTGGggacagccttttttcccccccattttggACCAAGGATGATGGGTGGggacagccttttttccccccattttggaCCAAGGATGAtagggtggagaggactgcagagctggaaggaGTGGGTGAATGCAgtgcctctgctctgctccatccttcatccctcctcctcctcaccccacATCATCCAGGCCGGTCCCTGGCACCGGCTGCGGCTCCTCTGAGCGgccgcagggcagagcaggggacaggggacaccacCTGCCTGGGATCCCGCTCAGCCCCAAAAGCTGGCCCGTTGCTGGAGGATGGTGTTCCCGGGCGCAGGATCTGGCCCTGGGTGATGCTAGCCTTTCCAGGCGTCCCGTCTGCTGCTGTCAGGGCACCCAGAGCCGGGCACCCAGCTGCCCTCCAGCCCCCGTGGCAGCCGGTGGGACACagcgggggctgcagggagggaggaagggctgGGGGTCACCGATGGGCAGGGGCGATGATGAGGATGCACGCTCTTCGGCCCCTCGGCACCACCTCACcgcccccttgcccccccccgcaggcgtGGGCTTCGCCACGAGGCAGGTGGCGGGCCTCACCAAGCCCACCACCATCATCGAGGTGGACGGCGACAGGGTCATCGTGAAGACCCAGAGCACCTTCAAGAACACGGAGATCAGCTTCAAGCTGGACGAGGAGTTTGACGAGACCACCGCCGACGACAGGCACGTCAAGGTGAGCCGAGCCACCGGGCCGGGGGGGACCGGGGGCAGTCGAGGTGCCAAGCATCAGCGCTTGGAGAAGCTCTCCAGGGTCCCTCGGAGAGCATCTGCCCTCCACCAAACACCCTCTTGTCAGGCCATGGCCACATCCTTGCGGTAGTTCAAGGCTTGAATCCTCGAGCTCTGGGTCTGTCTCCTCTCTATCCCCTTTTCTTCGAAACTGCTGATCTCCTTGCCCTCAGGGCCTGGTGCTCTGCCCTAGCTTCTCTCAGCAAACCACCTCTTCCCCCCAGTTTGCAGCCAGACTTTGCAAAAAAGCTGTTGCAAGGCGTTGGAGTTGCCGTAACAGCCCCGGGGGATCTACCAGCCGGAGGAGTCGGGCTGCCCGGGCACGGAGCTGCTGGGAAGGTTGTGCAAGAGCAAAAATACGCAACCACCCGCTGCCCAGCCCGGGACGGAGACTTGCTCAAGAGAAACGGAGGGGATGTGGCGGAGCGAAGGCAAATTTTGCCCCGTTTTATAGTTGGCAAGGCGTCCCTGCAGGGAAGGGGTCGCAAGAATCGGGTCTGAGCCTGTCGTTTGGCTGAGGAACGCGTTTCGGGCAGCTTTGGCTGGGCAGATCTGTCCCCCTTGTACAGGGGCACAGAGAGGAGCGGGGCGGCTCGGACACCCCGCTTGGCCGATTCCTATTTAATTCAGGGCAGAAGTAGGGGAACAAACCTGCTTTGGGAAAGACTCGAGTTTCTGCATGGTTTGCTTTCCTGGGCCGCCCCCTTCCTCAGTTGTTTGCTGGGGGCAAAGAGCCAAGTTGGGCTTGTTCCTCCCATGCGAGGGAAGAAAGCTTGAGGGCAGCTAGGGAAATCTAGCTGCAGGGCGAAAGAGCTTGAAAAAGGAGTTAAACCTCTTTTTTTGGCCTCTTTCCCCCCGTGGAGACACTTCCCGTCCCAGGAGTGATCCTCCCCCCCGGCTTTGTCCTAGCAAAGATGTTTTTGCTGAGAACTTTCCCCTCCTGGCCCCGCGTGGCTGCAGGGTCCCACGCTCCATTAAACACGCTCTGCGGGCGGgagctgcccccccggcccccccagccggGCGCAGGCAGGGTTGTGGTGTTGCAAGACGAGCTGGGCGCTTGTAGAGCCACGGTGGAGCAGGTCTCCGTGCAGCTGGGGCGGGTGGTATGAAGCCCCGTTGGCCATGGAAGGGTTGTTGAGTGCGGGGAGGGGTCCAAGGACCCACCGGGACGGCTGTCCCCACCTGGCGCAAGGAgccacagccccagggctgggtgttGTCACCGGGGGGAGGACACCCAGCCTTGGGCAGAGCCGGGATCAGAGCCGCCGCGGTGGCCAAAGAGCGGCCGGGCTGAAGCAGGTGACGAGCGCGAGCGAGGCGGCAGTGCCGAGCAGACAGTGTCTCTCCGTCTGCATCCCGCTGCGGCTGGagcggccccccctccccgccacccccTCTACACGGGAGAGCTATTTCCAGGCACGGCTCCGGCTGGTTTCAGGCTCCAGCCACTGCGGCTGGGGGCCGGCGCTGTGCCGGGGGCTGCCCGCCCCGTCTCGTGACGGCGCTTGAAGGCAGCCAGACAGCCGGGGCTGGTGGAAACTATGCTAAACCCCCCCCTGGCAGCGCACGtgcggcggggacgggggggggaacGACGGCAAGCGGCTCCTCGCAGGCCGGGGACGTGTCCTTCAGCCGCCCCGTGGGGCAAGcgggagggaggagagctgggcGCGGGGAGGCTGTGGAGCTGCAgggaatggggtgggggggggtctgctGGGTCATGGGGGGCACCCAAGCCATGGGAGACCTGAACTATGGGGGCACCCCGGCTGCATGGGCACCTGAGCTGGGGGGACATGGAGCTCAGGAGACCCCCAAGCCATGGGGCAGCCCAGATGAGGGGGAGACCTGCGCTGTGGGGGCACCTGAGCTGGGGGACATGGAGCTCAGGAGGCCCCCAAGCCATGGGGCAGCCCAGATGAGGGGGAGACCTGCACTGTGGGGGCATCTGAGCTGGGGGAGAATGAGCCTTAGGAAGACCCAAACCATAGGGGTATGTGAGCCAGGGGACACCTGAGTCATGGGGGTCCCCAGCCATGGGGGCACCTGAGCCTTAGGTAAACCCAAGTTATGGGGAGACTTGCGCTGTGGGGGCAACTgagctggggtggggtggggaaatGAGCCTTAGGAAGACCCAGACCACGGGGGTATCTGAGCCCTGGGAGATGCGAGCTGTGAGGGTATCTGAGCTGGAGGGGCACCAAGCCATGCAGAGACTCAAGCCATAGGGGCACCCAAGCTGTGGGGAGAcccaagccatggggagacctgtgCCATGGAGGCATCTGAGCCAGGGTAGGAAATGAGCCTTAGGAAGACCCAAAGCGTGGGGGTGTCTGAGCCATGGGGGACCCAGGTTGAGAGGACACCACAGCCACGTGGGCACCTGAGCTGTGGGGGCACCAAGGCATGAGGAGATGCAAGCCATGGGGAAACCCAAGTTATGGGGAGACCTGTGCCATGGAGGCATCTgagatgggggcgggggggaatgagGCTTAGGAAGACTGAAACCATGGGGAGCTATCTGAGCCATGGGGGCaccaagccatggggagacctgagCCCTGGAGGCACCCAAGGTGCAGGGGGCTCTGGGCACATGGGGGGGTGAGTTTTGCTCCAGccatgggtgctggggagggtTTGGGACAGGGAGAGACACCTTTGGGGACAACTGGGGAAAATAGCGTCCTGGGGGCCGGGAACCTGGCGCAGCAGCCGGACGGCGGAGGGCAGGAGCGGCGCGACGGGAgggcggccggggcagccgcaCCGCCTGTCCTCGCACGACCCCGGGCCCCCCCAAACCAGTTGTCGCGCTACCCTTGGCGGGCCGGAGTCAACGGTGGGGCTGTGCAAACAGCGggctggccgtgtggagcaggatGAGACCCCAGAGCAGGATGAGGccctggagcagagctggccGCACCGGCCCGGGGCCAGGGAGGGCAGGTCACCGCGGCTGTGCCCACCGCTGGGGGACACCCGGAGCGGTGGCAGCAGGTCTCCGGGGTGGGATTCCTGTGATGCCCCAACGCTTCGGGCCGGCCCTTCCCAAGGCGACGCTgctcccggccctgcccgggGAGAGCTGGAAGCAGGGAAACCGAAGCCGGAGCCTTTTTCCCCGCTACCGAACCGGGTGCGACGGCCAGTTTCCATCTCTCCCCGCAGTCTGTGGTCAAGCTGGAAGGAGGCAAACTCGTCCACGTGCAGAAGTGGGAAGGCAAGGAGACGTCGTTGGTGCGCGAGCTGAAGGATGGGAAGTTAATTCTGGTAAGCGGATAGAGATGCTGTTTTAGAGCTGCGGTCGCGGCCAGGGGCCGGCGGCAGGTCCCGCCGACCCCCTAACCACCGGGCCGCGGTTTCTTGCCCCCAGACTCTCACCATGGGCAGCGTGGTCTCCACCCGGACCTACGAGAGGGCGTCGTAGAGGCCGCTCCCAGCTCCCCGCCGGTGCCGGACTCATCACCGAGTTGCCTCCTTCCCCTCGGCGGCAGCTCGCGCGCGACTCGCGGTGATGGCGGAGCCCTCTGACCCCATCGGAGCCGTCTGCCGCCCTGATCCCTGTCGTCTCGTGGGGGTGCGTGGGGTTTGGGTTGTTGTTCcgtggttggggttttttttggttttgttttgtttttttaaataacggAAGAACCCACGTGGGGAAATAATAAAACCAATGTTGTTACAGCTCTGCGAGTGGCTTGCTTGGAAAAAGGCTCCTTGACACATGCATGGCGTGGGGGGGATCCCATCCCAGCCAGGGCTTTAGGAGGAGCGGGGCGATTCCAGCCTGGAAAAGGTGGTGGGAGTTGGGCTAGCTTATCACATTGCTCCCCTGTCTCTCCTCGCTGCATTGGAGGTGGTCTCCGCTTTTCCGGCTTGGTGCTAGACGGGATCAatcccacagcagccccactgctgaggagggggctccggGGAGGGGAGAGCCGAGAGAGGGGTGTCCAGGCAGGCTGTGACCCTGCCCACCGGCTTGGTGGCCACACGCTCTGGCCTCATGAAGATGTCTCTCCAGGAGGCCCCAAGCCACCTCCTCTTTCTCCATCGCAGCACGTTCTCCCTGGGCACCCGTCAGGGCCTTGCCGACCGTCAGGCAAGGAGGCCATCTGCACTGTGGCACGTGCTGCAGCACGCACCCAGGGCCCGCAAGGCAGCAAGGGGGTTAAAACGGCAGCGAGCCCAGCGGCTTGTCTCAGCTGGTTCCCAAAGCTGTGGAAGTACAACAGGTCACGGAAAAGCACCAAGGGAGGCAAGGTTAACCGAGTCCCCTTTCCTTGGCCACACCTCTGTTGACATACAGCAGAAAGGCTGGCCCACCGGCCAAACGAGCCGGGCACCGGTTCACCAGAGGGCAAGCCTGGAAGCAGGCACAAACGCTCCCGTTAGCCCACAGTGAGGGGCAGGACAAGGGCAGGACCGGACCTTTCAGCAACAGGTAGAGATTGAAACCACAACCGTGCCCACTCTGGAACAGCAGCGTGGGTTACTACAGGTTTTCTAGCTCCCGAATTGTATCAGTAAAACAGCAGTTTGGCCACTGTAGCTCTGTGTGTTCAGGGTTTCTGCTAGTCCACCTACCAACCTCAGCGGGACACAGCTGCAGCAACGACAGATGGACACTcggcttggttttttttttccaggggggATATTAGTTTACTACAGTGGCAGCTCTGCTATAAATCATTCAGGATACAAGCACACACCATTCCAGCAAAAGTAATCTTTCCACCACAAATCCAGACTGGTGCTCTCTGCCAAAGCATCATCTGATGTTATGCCTGACTGCAAAGAAGCCAAGAAACCAAGGTCAAGAGCACATCACATCCAGGTTTGGGAAAGGAGCCTGCCCAAAGGGAGAAACTGCCATGGGGAAGTGGTGGAGTTCAGTGTGGGGCTCGAATCTGTCCTGCTCAGCCCAGGAGAAGCCCAATCCTGCCACAATAGGCTCATACTGGggtgagaagcagcagaaagtgCCAGGTTTTACTCAAGTACAGGGACATAGGCCAGCCTGCTTCTACAGGACGGCcaaggcctcctgccaccttaaCAGTGAGAAAAGCCACAGATGTGATCGGCACGCAAACACTGTCACTCTCGCTTCCCTTTAGGCAGTGGAGACAGAGGCAATGCAAGTGACTCAGCCAGCCCCTTTTTTAACATCTACTTGAAGAGGGGATGAATTGCTCCCTTCAGATCTCCTCTGTGGTCACCAAGGTCTACAGGGACTAGCCTAGATATGAACTGCAGCACAGGACTGCTTGGCCCTCTGTGATTCCTTCCCCAAAGACCTTTGAGTCCAATTAGAAGATTTATACTTCAGTCACTACTTTATCTTGTTACCAAAACACACCATAAGCCTTGCCTCCCACGCCAACAGGCTTCTTTTAGGGGTCACCTCACCAGCTCCACACCACAGGAAACCTCTAGAAAGCAACCAGGGCTCCTACACAGgggtttttctcctccttgtccTAAGCAGACTTTCAAAAAGCCTCTAATGAAAGTCACGTCCCCTCTCGCAGGTACGCCTTTGTTTTACTGCTCAAGATGAAGTGCAgagcacacagaagaaaaaatgcagtacAAAGTTCAACAGAGATTtgataaatttattttccatcatTTACAAAGCCGGCAAATACACCACACAATGTTTACTTAAAATATCTCCGCTCACTGAGTTGCTTCTGAGTCTCCCACCTCAAGTGTTTACAGACAAAATGAATGAAACGGAGGGAGGGTTTCTATACCAAAGCCAAATGGCTCTGCACTGTTACCATGAATGAAGCCCCTCTAGCATGGGGGCAGTTATAATACTGCCTTATGCGGGGAAAGGAAACAGGCAACAGCACAGACATCAGCTGTCCTTTCTCGGAGCTGTTCCGAGATGACGGTACCGGGCTGCGATTCAGTTACCGCATAGTTACACCGATCCAACAAATCACGTGTGGAAAAAGCCTGAGCTGCAGAGGGGTGACTGGTGAGCGCAGAGCTTTAAGGAAGACATAGCCCTGCTGCAGGGTCCAGCAACAACTCCCCCCGAGCTCTCTGCAGGGATTGGTAGGGGGAAGCACGGCCAGGCAGCAGAGCTCCACCTTTTACAGGCAACTGGATCCCGGGGCTGATGTCATGCATGCTCCTTACAGCGGGCTAACACTGTCCAAAGGAGCCGTGCGCAGCACCGGCAGCTTACCGAGCAAAACACGAGGCTACAGGATGGGAGAGGTACTGATGAATGGGTGTAATTAGCCTATTTTTTCAGGCATGCCCGCTGGCCTTGGTGGGAGAAAATGGCAGCCCATGTCTAAGGTGATAGTGGACAACTAGTATCAAAATCTCAAACACCACAGGCTGAGCATTAGTTTTAGAAGGAAATGCCTTGTCCTTGAAGGAACGCACTGATTCAGTTCTGCTCTCCCAGCAGTATTTTCCAGGGACTTGTAATGTCGGTACCCCTTTGCATCTGCTCACTCACTCCTTGTGCTTTTTCttatgcttctttttcttcttcttcttctgggCCTTGCTGGCTTTCCCTGAATGTTTGGCCTTCTTGCTGGCTGGCTGAGCCCCATCGCTGTCAGAGTCAGAGCTGTCAGAGTCAGACTCGGAAGACTGCTTactcttgtgtttctttttcttcttcttctcctacagaatgaaaagaaaaagccttgcacATTGGAAAACTGTCACTTCTGCTCATCAGGGCAGCGAGCCACTTTCCGTAACAGGTGCCTTCAAAGCTGCGACACAGAGCTGAGCCTGTTCTCCAACGTGGACGATACACGCAGCTTCTGCCCCAGCTACTCGGGACTTCACTAGCTATGTTAAACCACAACCGCGTGAGGGGCAACGTAACAGCTATCAGATTAGAGGCGGCGTAACAGAATGTATATCCAAGCCTCAAAAGTGTTGCTCACATCACCATAAGAGaatccttgcaatccctccagggTCAGGGCTTTCTCAGTTATTTAACGCTATTACCTTTAATACACATTGGCAGGATGAGACCTTTTGCCAACAAAACGGGTTTCTAAAATAGCCAGGCTGGAAGTCAGTAGCACCTCCCCTGACTTCCCCAGAATATCAGTGCACAGAGTCTCAGGAAATTAATGCTAATGCAATGAGCACTACAGACAATGCACCATTCTCCTTGCGGGAAAGCCCAAGCCCAGCCAAAATCCCAGAAATGCCAGCCAGGGAAACAGTCTAGGAGTCTAAAACATCACCATTATGTATCTTAGGTCTATTGAGAGAGGCGAGTTGACTCTGCTCGGCCCCACTCACCCCCCAGCAAGGAAACGCGATGGGTTCTTGCCACGCAACAGCCCCCAGCACAGCTGAGATGGGCTGTATCTGACACCAGCCCTCCCACCACAAAGGCCTAAACCCATTTCTTCAAATTCGAAGCTCCTCTTGACCTTCTCTGGAGAGGAGCTGGGAGGGGGAAGTGCCCTTTAGCAAGCAATAACTGTGCTCTCTTTGCAGAGTCTCCAAACAAATCATATATCCTCCTGCTCTTGCAGCTTCCCACCACTTCTGCACCACACACAGGCAGAAGCCACAGGCATTAATGAGCTCTCTGTACTTTATTTCTGCAAAGCCCCGAGGCAAAAGCTGGAGTTCAAGAGGCACCTGACATTTACATGCAGGATAAGAATAGCTGGTGTTGGAATAAATATTGTAAGAACTTTGAAAGGGATCTAAACCCTCAATTCTGAGGCATCAGACAATAACTACAAAGCAGAGATTACCCTAAAATCAGTACTGCAGTGCGCCTTCCCCTGAAATTGTGTCAGGCAGACAATCCCAAAGCAGACAGACTATCTTATGACACAGTATAGCAATCTGTATATATTTAGACAGCGGTACTGAGGGAGAGGATCCAATTTGCCTGTCCTGGCAGCACGCTCATTTCCACTTGCAAAAACCAGTGGAATGATGGATATCCAACTCCAGGATTTTAATTTAAACAGGAAAACaagaattttaaattaaacaggAAAACAAGATCAGAAGGCATCAGCTGGCTTGGCTTGCTTTTGTGGAGAATAAGCAAGCATGAGTCTGACGCCAGTTCAACTTGCCTTTCTGCTTCCCTGAATACCCACAAAATTATTATGCTAACCAGCTCTTGGAACAAAACATAAGGTTTTCAGGGGTATATTTTAGGAAgatactttgaaaaagaaaaaatcttcctGAAATAAAATGAGATGCTGTTCTCCAACCCCCACAAAATCCTGGAAAGTAAGTGAAAACAGCATTCGGATGAGCGGGCCCATAAACACTAAGTGATTTCAATATTTTGTAAAGCACATCAAAATTATTAACAGCAGTAATGGTCCCAGCTTTCTGTTCAAGCCCAGCAATACTAGCCTCTAAGAAGATACCACTGATTTCTTCCACAGTCGCATCAACACTAAAAACAGACCTTCCTGTGCAAGAGGGTAACATGAATTTTCATTATAGTTATAAAGAGGACataagaaagaa
It encodes the following:
- the FABP3 gene encoding fatty acid-binding protein, heart, whose amino-acid sequence is MAEAFAGTWKLVDSAHFDDYMKALGVGFATRQVAGLTKPTTIIEVDGDRVIVKTQSTFKNTEISFKLDEEFDETTADDRHVKSVVKLEGGKLVHVQKWEGKETSLVRELKDGKLILTLTMGSVVSTRTYERAS